A genomic segment from Orrella daihaiensis encodes:
- a CDS encoding sulfite exporter TauE/SafE family protein, with product MTELVIAVLAGAVCGFLNTLASSGSAVTLPMLMFMGLSPVAANATNRIPVVLGALIAVITFIRAGVIELDKAIRVLIPTCLGTLLGAYIASHIAAGQLKLIIAIAVLIALILLFAGLKKAIMQDLDQVPRYRWQEFAMLLFVGIWLGFIVIDGATYLLLVLVLGLRLTFVQANAYKNLALAVTSAMAVALFAMDGHIDWTIGLLMGLGSIVGAYLGAKLAMHHLAKIWAFRLLVTIIILELINMTLNYFHLAIVHT from the coding sequence ATGACTGAACTCGTCATCGCCGTGCTCGCTGGCGCCGTCTGCGGATTTTTAAATACGTTAGCGTCAAGCGGATCGGCCGTGACACTACCCATGCTTATGTTCATGGGCTTAAGCCCCGTGGCGGCCAATGCCACTAATCGCATCCCCGTCGTACTCGGTGCCTTGATCGCCGTCATCACCTTTATCCGAGCGGGTGTGATTGAGCTCGACAAAGCGATCCGGGTGCTTATACCCACGTGCCTAGGCACGCTTCTAGGTGCCTACATCGCTTCTCACATTGCAGCCGGTCAGTTAAAGCTCATCATTGCCATCGCCGTGTTGATTGCATTGATTCTGCTGTTTGCCGGCCTTAAAAAAGCCATCATGCAAGACCTTGATCAAGTGCCCCGTTACCGCTGGCAAGAATTTGCCATGCTCTTGTTTGTAGGCATTTGGCTTGGATTCATTGTCATTGACGGTGCGACCTATCTACTTTTAGTGCTGGTGCTGGGCTTGCGCCTGACATTTGTGCAAGCTAATGCTTATAAAAACCTCGCTTTGGCAGTGACATCCGCCATGGCCGTAGCGCTATTTGCCATGGATGGTCACATCGACTGGACCATTGGTTTACTCATGGGCTTGGGCAGTATCGTAGGGGCCTATCTTGGCGCCAAACTTGCCATGCATCACCTAGCCAAAATCTGGGCATTCAGGCTATTGGTCACCATCATTATTCTTGAGTTGATCAACATGACACTGAATTATTTTCATCTAGCGATTGTGCATACCTGA